One segment of Aquimarina sp. BL5 DNA contains the following:
- a CDS encoding alpha/beta fold hydrolase, with translation MTKPKTTYTKCGDINIAYQVFGSGSVDLVYIPGWVSNIDWMWSCPELVSFFEELGKFARVILFDKRGTGLSDRVVEFATLEERMEDITAVMDAVGSEKAVLFGHSEGGSVSALFSATYPDRVISLITFGIFAKRKYSKDYPWAPTDQERQVVYDMIENDWGSGDMNLASLAPSKVKDQAFMDWLASYFRSGASPTSALKLTKMNTQVDIIDILGSIKVPTLLLQRTDDIDVKIQEGQFIAERIPGSRFLELEGSDHLFWVGDTDVILEAMKAFINDIEPAPVYEKKLFTVMVGHIIASDNHSSKNQELIKENLRQHHGKIIDYTSQTFTATFEGPSKAVNCGSDLVKLMRVNDTSISLGIDIKECNVQHCICEQTGDFEETIFQKPAPYRIILTQTVKNLLLGSGVSLAPHKTRFKTESGESISLYTVVDNLKPDKLQNSNQHILSKHNSFLEKVLQNIHNHLSNDCFGVTTLCMEIGVSERQLQRKLKAITNKSPNQLISSVRLHYAKELLLDQQNTVAEIAFQTGFSSPSYFSKCFKREFAMSPSELVN, from the coding sequence ATGACAAAACCAAAGACTACATATACCAAATGCGGAGATATCAATATAGCATATCAGGTATTTGGTTCAGGATCGGTAGACCTAGTATATATTCCGGGATGGGTATCCAATATTGATTGGATGTGGTCGTGTCCGGAATTAGTTAGTTTTTTCGAGGAGCTGGGTAAATTTGCTAGAGTGATTCTTTTTGATAAAAGGGGGACAGGACTTTCTGATCGAGTTGTAGAATTCGCTACTCTCGAAGAGCGAATGGAAGATATTACAGCGGTTATGGATGCTGTGGGTTCTGAAAAAGCAGTTCTTTTTGGACATTCCGAGGGTGGAAGTGTCTCAGCGTTATTTAGTGCAACTTATCCTGATCGTGTTATTTCTTTAATCACCTTCGGTATTTTTGCAAAGAGGAAGTATTCTAAAGACTACCCTTGGGCACCAACCGATCAGGAGCGTCAGGTGGTTTATGATATGATTGAGAATGATTGGGGCAGTGGAGATATGAATTTAGCATCATTGGCGCCTTCTAAAGTAAAAGATCAAGCTTTTATGGATTGGTTAGCTAGTTACTTCCGCTCGGGTGCTAGTCCCACTTCAGCTTTGAAATTGACAAAAATGAATACTCAGGTTGATATCATAGATATTCTGGGATCTATAAAAGTACCTACTTTGTTATTACAACGTACAGATGATATTGATGTAAAAATCCAGGAAGGGCAATTTATTGCAGAGCGTATCCCAGGATCAAGGTTTTTAGAACTAGAAGGAAGCGATCATCTATTTTGGGTAGGAGATACTGATGTTATTTTAGAAGCTATGAAGGCTTTCATAAACGATATAGAGCCAGCACCGGTTTATGAGAAAAAACTATTTACAGTAATGGTTGGGCATATTATTGCTTCTGATAATCATAGTTCCAAAAATCAAGAACTTATTAAAGAAAATTTACGTCAGCATCATGGAAAAATTATTGACTATACTTCACAAACATTTACAGCAACCTTTGAGGGGCCTAGTAAGGCGGTAAATTGCGGTTCTGATTTGGTAAAATTGATGAGAGTTAATGACACCTCGATATCCCTTGGGATAGATATCAAAGAGTGTAACGTGCAACATTGTATTTGTGAACAAACAGGAGATTTTGAAGAAACTATATTCCAAAAACCGGCACCTTACCGAATTATTCTCACGCAAACTGTTAAGAATTTATTGCTTGGATCTGGGGTAAGTTTGGCTCCACACAAAACGAGGTTCAAAACAGAATCCGGAGAATCTATATCCTTGTATACTGTTGTCGACAATCTAAAACCGGATAAACTCCAAAATTCAAATCAACATATCCTGTCAAAGCATAATTCTTTTTTAGAAAAGGTACTTCAGAATATTCATAATCATTTAAGTAACGACTGTTTTGGTGTTACCACTCTTTGTATGGAAATCGGTGTAAGTGAGCGACAATTACAACGTAAGCTTAAAGCAATCACCAACAAATCACCTAATCAACTCATTTCTTCAGTTCGATTACATTACGCCAAGGAATTACTCTTGGATCAACAAAATACCGTAGCCGAAATAGCTTTTCAAACAGGGTTTTCTAGTCCTTCTTATTTCTCTAAATGCTTTAAAAGGGAATTTGCAATGAGCCCATCAGAGCTTGTGAATTAG
- a CDS encoding tetratricopeptide repeat protein, whose protein sequence is MKTGILSLLLCFISLFSYSQEENKVTDARTKKIEATKVQIENTDSDSLRLPLRLKLAGQLAYFDGNIAKEIFLDVRKIIKDKGYNSYHYQKLEAELLYSLSSVSLNLQDTAAALQYANESIDIATEIGYDMIVGRALSNLGNTYSRQMDFEKAKRFHRRALVFHEKAKSTRGQALTLNRIGLIFNKQKKEDSATYYLKKAIQADTAKTLRLQIKGNLAGIYADAGKYDLAGNIYRENLKLLDPTAYNIRAHNHSNLAKVYDNEKEYSKANAHIDSAIFFSKKVNALFLIQSTYHAKVGIAYNDKKFSESYEAFLIQDKYKDSLVKESTTKRFADLEFAYQYKREKELVAINLKNESTKKKLYLGLLVITALAALFLIYFIRKNNKQKLELVANKAKLAEVEKLKTALALAHRERELKKVVVESSVREEVFNNTIDDIKQVTALDDERERKSALRSISASLLSEKGSKRSSLNLQTYLDEVNIDFKILLDQHFSELKPKEKELLCLMKMELSTIEISKLQNNTVAAIKSLRYRIRKKLGLGSEQDIIAFIENKDITL, encoded by the coding sequence TTGAAAACTGGAATTTTGTCACTTTTGTTATGTTTTATCTCTCTCTTTTCCTATTCACAGGAAGAAAATAAGGTTACAGATGCGCGCACTAAAAAAATAGAAGCGACTAAAGTACAAATAGAAAATACCGATTCAGATTCTTTACGATTACCACTTAGGTTGAAATTAGCAGGTCAATTGGCCTATTTTGATGGCAATATTGCCAAAGAAATCTTTCTGGATGTTCGTAAAATCATTAAAGACAAAGGATATAATAGTTATCATTACCAAAAGTTAGAAGCAGAATTATTGTATAGTCTGTCAAGCGTATCATTAAATCTACAAGATACTGCAGCAGCCTTGCAATATGCCAATGAGTCCATAGATATTGCAACAGAGATTGGGTATGATATGATCGTGGGTCGGGCTCTAAGTAATCTAGGGAATACATACTCAAGACAAATGGATTTTGAGAAAGCAAAACGATTTCATAGACGTGCATTAGTATTCCATGAAAAGGCAAAATCGACTCGTGGTCAAGCACTTACATTGAATCGAATAGGATTAATTTTTAATAAACAGAAAAAAGAGGATTCTGCTACGTATTATTTGAAAAAGGCTATACAAGCTGATACTGCCAAGACACTAAGACTACAAATAAAGGGAAATTTGGCTGGTATCTATGCAGATGCAGGAAAATACGATCTAGCGGGTAACATTTATAGAGAAAACTTAAAACTGTTAGATCCGACTGCGTATAATATCAGAGCACATAACCATTCTAATCTAGCAAAAGTATATGACAATGAAAAAGAATATAGTAAAGCAAATGCACATATAGATAGTGCTATTTTCTTTTCAAAAAAGGTGAACGCATTATTTTTGATACAATCGACATACCACGCTAAAGTTGGAATAGCATATAACGATAAAAAATTCTCAGAGTCTTACGAGGCTTTTTTAATTCAAGATAAGTACAAAGATTCTTTAGTAAAGGAAAGTACAACAAAACGTTTTGCCGATTTAGAATTTGCATATCAATATAAGAGGGAAAAGGAGCTAGTCGCCATAAATCTCAAGAATGAATCTACTAAAAAGAAATTGTATTTAGGATTACTCGTTATTACCGCGCTGGCAGCTTTGTTTTTAATCTATTTTATTAGAAAAAATAATAAACAAAAACTAGAACTTGTCGCAAATAAAGCCAAACTAGCAGAGGTTGAAAAATTAAAAACAGCCTTAGCACTCGCACATCGAGAACGAGAGCTTAAAAAAGTAGTGGTAGAAAGTTCTGTTAGAGAAGAAGTCTTTAATAATACAATAGATGATATTAAGCAAGTTACGGCTTTAGATGATGAGAGAGAACGTAAGTCAGCATTACGCTCCATATCGGCTTCATTATTATCAGAGAAAGGTTCTAAAAGATCATCTTTAAACTTACAAACGTACCTCGATGAGGTAAATATTGATTTTAAAATACTACTTGATCAACATTTTTCCGAATTAAAACCAAAGGAAAAAGAGCTCCTTTGTCTTATGAAAATGGAACTCAGTACCATAGAAATTAGTAAGCTTCAAAACAATACAGTAGCTGCTATAAAATCTTTAAGATATCGCATTCGTAAAAAACTTGGTTTAGGTTCTGAACAGGATATTATTGCTTTTATTGAAAATAAAGATATTACGTTATAA
- a CDS encoding alpha/beta fold hydrolase, which yields MKPETKYTKSGLVNIAYQVFGSGPVDLVYIPGWVSNIDWMWSCPELVDFFTELGKFARVILFDKRGTGLSDRVVEFATLEERMEDITAVMDAVGSEKAVLFGHSEGGSVSALFSATYPDRVISLITFGIFAKRKYSNDYPWAPTDQERQVVYDMIENDWGSGDMNLASLAPSKAKDQAFMDWLASYFRLGASPSAALKLTRMNTQVDIIGILGSIKVPTLLLQRTDDIDVKIQEGQFIAERIPGSKFLELEGSDHLFWVGDTDVILEAMKAFINDIEPAPVYEKKLFTVMVGRTISLGLNNSEHQEVIRNYIKQYKGNIVEYTSQTFIATFEGPSKAVFCGSDLVKAMKAIHAPLSLGIDIKECFVQHCICEQTENFEVAIFEQSVPYQIILTQTVKNLLLGSGVNLAPHKTNFKTASGECISLYTVVENLKLDTLQDTDQHRLAKHNSFLEKVLQNIYNHLSNDCFGVTTLCREIGVSERQLQRKLKAITNKSPNQLISSVRLHHAKELLLDQENTVAEIAFRTGFSSPSYFSKCFKKEFSVSPSDLISS from the coding sequence ATGAAACCTGAAACCAAATATACTAAGAGTGGTCTGGTTAATATCGCTTATCAAGTTTTTGGTTCTGGTCCTGTAGACTTGGTATATATTCCGGGATGGGTATCTAATATCGATTGGATGTGGTCGTGTCCGGAATTGGTTGATTTTTTCACAGAACTAGGTAAGTTTGCCAGGGTAATCCTTTTTGATAAAAGAGGGACAGGACTTTCTGATAGAGTTGTAGAATTCGCTACTCTCGAAGAGCGAATGGAAGATATTACAGCAGTAATGGATGCTGTAGGTTCTGAAAAAGCAGTTCTTTTTGGACATTCCGAGGGTGGAAGTGTCTCTGCGCTATTTAGTGCAACTTATCCTGATCGTGTTATTTCTTTAATCACCTTCGGTATTTTTGCAAAGAGGAAGTATTCTAATGACTATCCTTGGGCACCAACCGATCAGGAGCGTCAGGTTGTTTATGATATGATCGAGAATGATTGGGGCAGTGGAGATATGAATTTAGCATCATTGGCGCCTTCTAAAGCAAAAGATCAAGCTTTTATGGATTGGTTAGCTAGTTACTTTCGTTTAGGTGCTAGTCCCAGTGCAGCTTTGAAATTAACAAGAATGAATACTCAGGTCGATATCATAGGTATTCTAGGATCTATAAAAGTACCTACTTTGTTATTGCAACGTACAGATGATATTGATGTAAAAATCCAGGAAGGGCAATTTATTGCGGAGCGTATTCCAGGCTCAAAGTTTTTAGAACTAGAAGGAAGCGATCATCTATTTTGGGTAGGAGATACTGATGTTATTTTAGAAGCAATGAAGGCTTTTATAAATGATATAGAGCCAGCACCTGTTTATGAGAAAAAACTATTTACAGTAATGGTTGGTCGTACTATTTCTCTTGGCCTTAATAATTCAGAACATCAAGAAGTTATTAGGAATTACATAAAACAATATAAAGGAAATATAGTCGAATACACTTCACAAACATTTATAGCCACTTTTGAAGGTCCAAGTAAAGCTGTTTTTTGCGGCTCTGATTTAGTGAAAGCTATGAAAGCTATTCATGCTCCATTATCGCTTGGTATAGATATCAAAGAGTGTTTTGTGCAGCATTGTATTTGTGAACAAACAGAAAATTTTGAAGTAGCAATATTCGAACAATCGGTGCCTTATCAAATTATACTCACACAAACTGTAAAGAATTTATTATTGGGATCAGGAGTAAATCTTGCTCCTCATAAAACTAATTTTAAAACAGCATCTGGAGAATGTATTTCGTTGTATACAGTAGTTGAAAACCTAAAATTAGATACGCTTCAAGACACGGATCAACACAGACTAGCGAAACACAATTCTTTTTTAGAAAAAGTACTTCAAAATATTTATAATCATTTGAGTAATGATTGCTTTGGTGTAACTACCTTATGCAGAGAGATAGGAGTTAGTGAACGTCAATTACAACGTAAACTTAAGGCGATTACCAATAAATCTCCTAATCAGCTTATTTCTTCTGTTCGTTTACATCACGCAAAAGAATTACTCTTAGATCAAGAAAACACAGTAGCTGAAATAGCTTTTCGAACAGGCTTTTCTAGTCCTTCGTATTTTTCTAAATGCTTTAAAAAGGAATTTTCAGTAAGTCCATCAGATTTAATTTCATCCTAA
- a CDS encoding serine hydrolase, which yields MRIPSYLFLLFTICSFGQQEISFDFEKTLPTWQQEYKVPAVAVGIIKNGKVSYTKVFGEQRIGVPANCESIFTVASLTKPIFATVALHLISRGDLSLDEPLYKYHLDPDLKVDTNLKKLNARFVLSHQSGFVNWRNMNPSKKLAFNFEPGSQYLYSGEGYEYLRKAITNKMSKSLPKFAEDLLFEPLGLKNISFTWNPNWDMNKVVYPYDKNYEEYSYAPRTELNAAAGLLTTIEDYTKVCSYILNGAGLPESLFNDMMTPQVNVKENLFYGLGWEVIPELSNGESVIMHSGDENGIKTFVVLLPKSKNGMVIFTNADQGFKVYQKIVTSYLDEGEEIFEIKSKKLVPTERYKISTDHLKNYIGTFKIKENVSFNIEEENGQLKLVIPGQKSAKLVAQSEKVFLVDEELRVEFIKDEEQNFNTVILYQYGVKTYGGRRVK from the coding sequence ATGAGAATACCGTCGTATCTTTTTCTTTTATTTACAATTTGCTCATTCGGGCAACAGGAAATATCATTTGATTTCGAAAAAACATTACCTACTTGGCAACAAGAGTATAAAGTTCCTGCTGTTGCAGTAGGCATTATTAAAAACGGAAAAGTCTCATATACTAAAGTTTTTGGTGAACAAAGAATCGGAGTACCTGCTAATTGTGAGAGTATTTTTACCGTAGCCTCTCTCACCAAACCTATATTTGCTACTGTAGCATTACATCTAATATCCCGAGGAGATTTGTCTTTAGATGAACCGCTTTATAAATATCATCTAGACCCAGATTTAAAAGTGGATACCAATCTCAAGAAATTGAATGCCAGATTCGTGTTGAGCCATCAATCCGGTTTTGTGAATTGGCGAAATATGAATCCATCAAAAAAATTAGCTTTTAATTTTGAACCTGGTAGTCAGTATTTATATTCTGGTGAAGGTTATGAATATCTTAGAAAAGCTATTACGAACAAAATGAGTAAAAGCCTACCAAAATTCGCTGAAGATTTACTTTTTGAGCCTTTAGGACTCAAAAATATTTCATTTACTTGGAATCCCAATTGGGATATGAATAAAGTCGTATATCCGTATGACAAAAATTATGAAGAATACAGCTATGCTCCAAGAACAGAGTTAAACGCTGCAGCAGGATTACTGACCACTATAGAAGATTACACTAAGGTTTGCTCCTATATTTTGAACGGAGCGGGTTTACCGGAATCATTATTTAACGATATGATGACACCACAAGTGAATGTCAAAGAAAACCTTTTTTACGGCTTAGGATGGGAGGTCATACCAGAATTATCCAACGGTGAGTCGGTTATTATGCATTCAGGGGATGAAAATGGAATCAAGACGTTTGTGGTACTGTTACCTAAATCCAAAAACGGAATGGTCATTTTTACTAATGCTGACCAAGGTTTTAAAGTATATCAAAAAATAGTAACATCTTATTTAGATGAAGGTGAAGAAATTTTCGAAATCAAAAGTAAAAAGTTAGTTCCTACCGAGAGATATAAGATTTCTACTGATCATCTAAAAAATTATATTGGTACTTTCAAAATAAAAGAAAATGTCAGCTTCAATATCGAAGAGGAAAATGGGCAACTCAAACTTGTTATTCCTGGACAAAAATCTGCTAAGTTAGTAGCACAGTCGGAAAAAGTATTTTTAGTTGATGAAGAGTTGAGAGTCGAATTTATAAAAGACGAAGAACAAAACTTTAATACTGTTATTCTTTATCAATATGGTGTTAAGACTTATGGAGGTAGAAGAGTGAAATAA
- a CDS encoding leucine-rich repeat domain-containing protein, which yields MQFSRILLTCLLLGLTTLVYAQNKNDQILIEDFYLDLAIRNYLDKPTGELLKSDLESLTRFVAVGKGITSLSGLEHAKNLTYLKLDYNKIVDLTPLSGLSMLKSLFINGNQVKSLSAIENLVLLETFFFDRNFVSDIKPLKNLKKLKGISGNFNMVKDISIARNWTELTHFNMAFNKLETLEPLKDLVQLKGIWIPDNNVADIKAVSKLKKLEILILEKNPISDISAMEGLTKLIQVNLMNTKIKDFEPLSNLKNIGVLVLRQNQIKELKFLEGITNIEWLDLRENQIDNIDELKNLSRLKKLFLSGNQIKSIVPIASLENLDWVLLDYNKIDNLWPLYNLEGITDVSLHNNPLDNTTELANMNKKIIKSIKSKRKNILTKEIEINSIYQLTPSKKIMK from the coding sequence ATGCAATTTTCAAGAATACTATTAACATGCCTATTATTAGGTTTAACAACATTGGTTTACGCACAAAATAAAAATGACCAAATCTTAATCGAGGATTTCTATCTCGATTTAGCAATACGCAATTATTTGGATAAACCCACAGGCGAACTTTTGAAGTCTGATTTGGAATCATTGACACGCTTCGTTGCTGTTGGAAAAGGAATTACTTCACTTAGCGGATTGGAACACGCAAAAAATCTGACATATCTTAAATTAGATTATAACAAAATTGTTGATTTAACTCCCTTGTCCGGGTTATCCATGCTCAAGAGTTTATTTATTAATGGAAATCAGGTCAAATCACTATCTGCCATTGAAAACTTAGTCCTTTTGGAAACCTTTTTTTTCGATAGAAATTTCGTTTCAGATATAAAACCGTTGAAGAATTTGAAGAAACTCAAAGGGATTTCAGGAAACTTCAATATGGTAAAAGATATATCAATAGCCCGAAATTGGACCGAGTTAACCCATTTTAATATGGCCTTCAATAAATTGGAGACTTTAGAGCCATTAAAAGATTTAGTCCAGCTTAAAGGCATTTGGATACCTGATAATAATGTAGCAGATATAAAAGCTGTATCGAAGCTAAAAAAACTTGAGATTCTCATATTGGAAAAAAACCCTATTTCGGATATTTCAGCCATGGAAGGCCTCACTAAGCTCATTCAGGTAAATCTTATGAATACCAAGATAAAAGATTTTGAACCTTTATCAAACCTAAAAAATATAGGTGTATTGGTATTAAGACAAAATCAAATTAAAGAATTGAAATTTCTTGAAGGCATAACCAACATTGAATGGCTCGATTTAAGGGAAAATCAAATCGACAATATTGACGAGCTGAAAAACCTGAGTAGGCTAAAAAAATTATTCTTATCAGGTAACCAAATAAAGTCAATTGTTCCTATTGCATCTTTGGAAAATCTTGATTGGGTTTTGTTGGATTACAATAAAATAGATAACCTATGGCCATTGTACAATTTAGAAGGTATCACGGATGTCTCCTTACATAACAATCCATTGGATAACACTACTGAATTAGCCAATATGAATAAGAAAATAATCAAAAGTATTAAATCAAAACGCAAGAATATTCTAACAAAAGAAATAGAGATAAATTCCATCTACCAATTAACGCCAAGTAAAAAAATAATGAAATAA
- a CDS encoding AraC family transcriptional regulator: protein MSYLEVRNYEAINISKVADTYRTWILTLLGLFFIGVLFELITTLLGKIYGYWKSSPVDEWLGFSLTMIVKIYNGIVLYIISLVGYLSYSNPKLKKQTVSRTLVEEQIKSVLHIMKDKKPFLSKDFSLSTFAELMEITPSVLSNLLNSYLDTSFNDFTNKYRIEEVKDKLRKGLHKSLTLEYIAEDSGFKSKTTFYRAFSKFSSQTPKEYIKQLEKEKKVS, encoded by the coding sequence ATGTCATACCTGGAAGTAAGGAATTATGAAGCAATAAACATATCGAAAGTAGCTGATACATATCGTACCTGGATACTGACTTTGCTTGGTCTATTTTTCATTGGAGTGCTATTCGAATTAATTACCACTCTTCTGGGTAAGATTTACGGCTACTGGAAAAGTTCACCCGTGGATGAGTGGTTAGGCTTTTCATTAACCATGATAGTTAAAATATATAACGGCATAGTATTGTATATCATTTCTTTGGTAGGCTATTTATCATATTCAAATCCTAAATTGAAAAAGCAGACAGTGAGTAGAACTTTAGTTGAAGAGCAGATAAAATCAGTTTTACATATAATGAAGGATAAGAAACCTTTTTTAAGCAAAGACTTTTCTTTATCAACATTTGCAGAACTAATGGAAATAACTCCTAGTGTTTTATCTAACTTGCTCAACAGTTATTTGGATACTTCTTTTAATGATTTTACTAATAAATATAGAATTGAAGAAGTAAAAGATAAACTTAGAAAAGGATTACATAAGAGTCTTACGTTAGAATATATTGCAGAAGATTCGGGATTTAAATCTAAAACCACCTTTTATAGAGCATTCTCCAAGTTTTCCTCACAGACACCAAAAGAATATATCAAACAATTGGAAAAGGAGAAAAAAGTTTCATAA
- a CDS encoding dipeptidase, with protein MQHTNSYVQEHKDRFINELLELLKIPSISADSAYEKDVIKTADEIKKSLENAGCDLVEICETPGYPIVYGEKIINPDLPTVLVYGHYDVQPPDPIDLWDSPPFEPVIKKTELHPEGAIFARGSCDDKGQMYMHVKAMELMTKTDQLPCNVKFMIEGEEEVGSNSLSWFVERNQEKLSNDVILISDTGMIAKDVPSITTGLRGLSYVEVEVTGPNRDLHSGLYGGAVANPINILTKMIASLHDENNHITIPGFYDKVEELSKEERAEMAKAPFSLDAYKKSLDINAVYGEEGYTTNERNSIRPTLDVNGIWGGYTGEGAKTVIASKAYAKISMRLVPNQDWNEITELFKNHFESIAPEAVTIKVTPHHGGQGYVTPIDNIGYKAASKAYQDTFGKTPIPQRSGGSIPIVSLFEKELKSKTILMGFGLDSDAIHSPNEHFGVWNYLKGIETIPLFYKHFTELSKNN; from the coding sequence ATGCAACATACGAATTCTTACGTTCAGGAACATAAAGATCGTTTCATCAACGAACTTTTAGAACTACTTAAAATACCATCTATTAGTGCAGATTCAGCATATGAAAAAGATGTTATTAAAACAGCTGATGAAATAAAGAAAAGCCTGGAAAATGCTGGCTGCGATCTTGTAGAAATATGCGAAACTCCGGGGTATCCTATTGTATATGGCGAAAAAATAATCAATCCCGATCTTCCTACGGTTTTAGTATACGGTCATTATGATGTCCAACCTCCAGATCCAATTGATCTTTGGGATAGTCCCCCTTTCGAACCAGTTATCAAAAAAACAGAATTACATCCTGAGGGAGCAATTTTTGCTAGAGGTTCTTGCGATGATAAAGGACAGATGTACATGCACGTCAAGGCGATGGAATTAATGACCAAAACAGATCAACTTCCTTGTAATGTAAAGTTCATGATAGAAGGAGAGGAAGAGGTAGGAAGTAATAGTTTAAGTTGGTTTGTAGAAAGAAATCAAGAAAAATTATCGAATGATGTAATTCTTATAAGTGATACAGGTATGATCGCTAAAGATGTTCCGTCAATTACTACAGGATTAAGAGGATTAAGCTACGTAGAAGTAGAGGTTACTGGTCCCAATAGGGATCTACATAGTGGATTGTATGGAGGGGCAGTAGCGAATCCGATTAATATCTTAACCAAAATGATTGCCTCTTTACACGATGAAAATAATCATATTACTATTCCTGGTTTTTATGATAAAGTAGAAGAGCTTTCTAAAGAAGAACGTGCAGAAATGGCGAAAGCGCCATTTTCTTTGGATGCTTATAAAAAATCATTAGATATTAACGCCGTTTATGGAGAAGAAGGGTATACAACTAATGAACGTAACTCAATTCGTCCTACGTTAGATGTAAATGGTATTTGGGGTGGATATACTGGAGAAGGTGCTAAGACGGTTATAGCAAGTAAAGCGTATGCTAAAATTTCTATGCGTTTGGTTCCTAATCAAGATTGGAATGAAATTACAGAATTGTTTAAAAACCATTTCGAAAGTATAGCTCCAGAAGCAGTAACAATAAAAGTAACTCCGCATCACGGAGGACAAGGATACGTGACACCGATAGATAATATTGGATATAAAGCAGCAAGCAAGGCATATCAAGATACTTTTGGAAAAACTCCAATTCCGCAACGTAGCGGAGGAAGTATTCCTATAGTTTCTTTATTCGAAAAAGAATTAAAAAGTAAAACAATCCTAATGGGATTTGGACTTGATAGTGATGCGATTCATTCTCCTAATGAACATTTTGGAGTGTGGAATTACTTAAAAGGTATTGAAACGATTCCATTATTTTATAAACATTTTACGGAGTTGAGTAAAAATAATTAG
- a CDS encoding BlaI/MecI/CopY family transcriptional regulator: MQLSKAEEQLMKYLWKLEKAFMKDLLDAFPEPKPATTTVATLLKRMADKGFIAYTLYGKSREYYPLVKKTDYFSKHVNGLIKNFFNDSASQFASFFTSETNLSTSELEELKKIVDQELLKKQK, encoded by the coding sequence ATGCAGTTATCCAAAGCAGAAGAACAATTAATGAAATACCTCTGGAAGCTAGAGAAAGCTTTTATGAAAGATTTACTAGATGCTTTTCCGGAGCCAAAACCAGCGACTACAACGGTTGCTACTTTGCTTAAGAGAATGGCTGATAAAGGATTTATAGCATACACGTTGTACGGAAAGTCTAGAGAATATTACCCTCTGGTAAAAAAGACAGATTATTTTTCTAAACATGTAAACGGCTTGATAAAGAATTTTTTTAATGACTCTGCATCGCAGTTTGCATCCTTTTTTACTTCAGAAACGAACTTATCAACTTCAGAATTAGAAGAACTTAAAAAGATTGTAGACCAAGAACTTTTAAAGAAACAAAAATGA